Proteins encoded in a region of the Altererythrobacter ishigakiensis genome:
- a CDS encoding LptA/OstA family protein produces MAHSVLSTSFRSAAIGFVATLAAFGGIQLHAQAFSGHNSNAPVQFDAGDIDVEDRENRVVLVGGVTVSQAGMTVRSQRMLVNYSDDGDLSIARITATGGVDVQRGNERARGDVAVYDLQRRIITMAGNVTLSRGGDSLNGGRLTIDLNSGRASVDGQAATNGESSSGRVTGTFTVSESDEN; encoded by the coding sequence ATGGCGCATTCTGTTCTCAGCACTTCATTCCGATCAGCCGCGATCGGCTTTGTTGCGACACTGGCTGCCTTCGGGGGGATACAGCTGCACGCGCAGGCTTTCTCTGGCCATAATTCCAACGCCCCGGTTCAATTCGATGCTGGCGACATAGACGTTGAAGATCGGGAGAACCGTGTAGTTCTGGTGGGCGGCGTGACGGTATCCCAGGCTGGAATGACTGTCCGTTCGCAGCGCATGCTCGTAAACTATAGCGACGACGGCGATCTTTCGATTGCCCGCATTACCGCCACCGGCGGGGTTGATGTCCAGCGCGGCAATGAGCGTGCGCGCGGCGATGTTGCTGTCTATGACTTGCAGCGCCGCATCATCACGATGGCAGGGAATGTCACGCTTAGTCGTGGTGGTGACAGCCTTAATGGCGGGCGTTTAACTATCGATCTCAACTCTGGGCGCGCCAGTGTGGACGGCCAAGCTGCGACCAATGGTGAAAGTTCAAGCGGGCGCGTGACAGGCACCTTCACTGTCTCTGAAAGTGACGAGAACTAG
- a CDS encoding DUF3576 domain-containing protein produces MSLIETATRRPVRVALACAALATLAACGGRERPQADLAAAQVNTIGVNSYLWRSALETFSFAPLLQADAMGGVIITDWYANPQNPAERVKVTVTILDQDLRADALRVAASRQVTQSGTWVDAPVQAATVQKLEDIILTRARELRRQTLSS; encoded by the coding sequence ATGAGTTTGATTGAGACCGCCACCCGTCGTCCCGTCCGTGTAGCGCTTGCATGTGCGGCGCTGGCTACGCTTGCTGCCTGTGGCGGCCGGGAGCGCCCGCAAGCCGACTTGGCTGCGGCGCAAGTCAACACGATTGGTGTGAACTCATACCTGTGGCGCTCGGCCCTTGAAACCTTCAGTTTTGCGCCCCTGCTGCAGGCTGATGCGATGGGCGGCGTGATCATTACGGACTGGTACGCCAATCCGCAGAATCCGGCAGAACGGGTCAAAGTAACGGTAACCATCCTTGATCAGGATCTACGGGCAGACGCGTTGCGTGTGGCGGCAAGCCGTCAGGTTACTCAAAGCGGTACTTGGGTTGATGCGCCGGTTCAGGCTGCGACTGTCCAGAAGCTGGAAGACATTATCCTGACGCGCGCACGCGAATTGCGCCGACAGACATTGTCTTCCTGA
- the leuS gene encoding leucine--tRNA ligase has translation MTDTRFDPSQADGRWQRAWEQAGTFHADSDSSKPKSYVLEMFPYPSGRIHMGHVRNYTMGDVLARYKKMRGHEVLHPMGWDAFGMPAENAAMEKGVHPGGWTRENIDNMKGQLKRIGFALDWSREFATCDPEYYGHEQALFIDMYEAGMVYRRQSEVNWDPVDMTVLANEQVIDGKGWRSGAEVEKRKLDQWFLKITDFAEDLLEGLGTLDNWPDKVKLMQENWIGKSSGLEFSFDLSNGEKLPVYSTRPDTIFGASFVAVAADHPIAQGVAADNVDAARFIEECKKGGTTAAELETMEKRGFLTGITARHPFTGDALPVFIANFVLMDYGTGAVMGVPGHDQRDFEFATKYELPTIRVIAGSQENAGDPLTEADTGDGICVNSDFLDDMSVEEAKAAVNARAESEGWGQGTTVWRLRDWGVSRQRYWGTPIPFIHCEACGVVPVPKDQLPVELPEDVDFSIPGNPLLRHPTWKHTNCPTCGDKAERETDTLDTFTNSSWYFLRFASQPADQPFDKEEVAKWLPVEQYIGGIEHAILHLLYARFWTRALQRLGKLDFAEPFASLFTQGMVTHETYSREVEGRSVYYLPEEIDRTGNGATLKADGASVEIGRVIKMSKSKKNTVDPDNIIDTYGADAARWFMLSDSPPERDLPWSEAGIEGCARFVQRLWRLFGQYDATAEGEDKSLARKAHQTIAAVAEDIEALSFNKAVARIYELTGAAEKAKPSADRSFTIRTILLLVSPMMPHLAEEAWAKIGKDGLIAEAEWPEVDPAMLVEDEVTIAVQHMGKLRDTLTAPKGAAKEDLEALALASDKVQRSIDGADIRKVIVVPDRLVNIVTG, from the coding sequence ATGACCGATACGCGATTTGATCCGTCTCAGGCCGACGGCCGCTGGCAGCGTGCATGGGAGCAGGCCGGCACGTTCCACGCCGATTCCGATAGCAGCAAACCCAAAAGCTATGTGCTCGAGATGTTCCCTTATCCGTCGGGCCGTATCCACATGGGGCACGTCCGCAACTACACCATGGGTGACGTGCTGGCTCGCTACAAGAAGATGCGCGGCCATGAGGTGCTTCATCCGATGGGGTGGGACGCGTTCGGCATGCCCGCAGAAAATGCCGCGATGGAAAAGGGGGTACATCCGGGCGGATGGACCCGCGAGAATATCGACAACATGAAAGGCCAATTGAAGCGCATCGGTTTTGCGCTCGACTGGTCACGCGAATTCGCGACCTGCGATCCGGAATATTACGGCCATGAACAAGCGCTGTTCATAGACATGTATGAAGCAGGAATGGTCTATCGGCGCCAGAGCGAAGTGAACTGGGACCCGGTCGACATGACTGTGCTCGCCAACGAGCAAGTGATTGACGGAAAAGGCTGGCGTTCGGGTGCGGAAGTCGAGAAGCGCAAGCTTGATCAATGGTTCCTGAAAATCACTGATTTTGCCGAAGACCTGCTGGAAGGCCTTGGCACGCTCGACAACTGGCCGGACAAGGTCAAACTGATGCAGGAGAACTGGATCGGAAAATCGAGCGGTCTCGAATTCAGCTTCGATCTGTCAAACGGTGAAAAACTACCGGTTTACTCGACCCGGCCCGACACAATCTTCGGCGCAAGCTTTGTTGCAGTCGCCGCTGATCATCCGATCGCGCAAGGCGTAGCCGCTGACAATGTCGATGCGGCGCGTTTTATTGAAGAGTGCAAAAAAGGCGGTACCACCGCGGCCGAACTGGAAACCATGGAAAAGCGCGGCTTCCTGACTGGTATCACCGCGCGCCATCCATTCACGGGCGATGCACTGCCCGTTTTCATCGCGAATTTCGTGCTGATGGATTACGGCACCGGAGCGGTAATGGGTGTGCCGGGGCACGACCAACGCGACTTCGAATTCGCGACCAAATACGAATTGCCGACCATCCGAGTCATTGCCGGATCGCAAGAGAATGCTGGCGATCCGCTGACAGAGGCCGACACGGGTGACGGTATTTGCGTCAATTCAGACTTTCTGGATGATATGAGCGTTGAAGAAGCCAAGGCCGCAGTCAACGCGCGCGCAGAAAGCGAAGGGTGGGGGCAAGGGACCACCGTCTGGCGCTTGCGCGACTGGGGTGTTTCACGCCAGCGCTATTGGGGGACGCCAATCCCTTTCATCCACTGTGAAGCATGCGGTGTAGTGCCAGTACCCAAGGATCAGCTGCCGGTTGAACTGCCCGAGGATGTGGACTTTTCGATCCCGGGCAATCCGTTGCTGCGTCATCCCACATGGAAGCACACCAATTGCCCGACTTGCGGCGACAAAGCAGAGCGTGAGACGGACACGCTTGATACATTCACCAATTCCAGCTGGTATTTCCTGCGCTTCGCCAGTCAGCCCGCAGACCAGCCCTTCGACAAAGAAGAAGTCGCCAAGTGGCTTCCGGTCGAACAGTATATTGGCGGGATCGAGCACGCGATCCTTCACTTGCTTTATGCGCGGTTCTGGACGCGCGCCTTGCAGAGGTTGGGCAAGCTGGATTTTGCCGAGCCTTTCGCCAGCCTTTTCACGCAAGGCATGGTAACGCATGAGACATATTCGCGCGAGGTAGAGGGGCGCTCAGTCTATTACCTGCCAGAGGAAATTGACCGGACCGGCAACGGAGCGACACTGAAAGCAGACGGTGCATCGGTTGAAATCGGCCGCGTCATAAAGATGTCGAAGTCGAAGAAAAACACAGTCGACCCCGATAACATCATCGACACATATGGCGCGGATGCTGCACGCTGGTTCATGCTTTCCGACAGCCCGCCTGAGCGCGATCTGCCATGGTCCGAAGCCGGGATTGAAGGCTGTGCGCGTTTTGTACAGCGTTTGTGGCGTCTCTTTGGGCAGTATGATGCAACGGCGGAAGGCGAGGACAAATCTTTGGCTCGCAAGGCGCACCAGACCATCGCCGCGGTGGCTGAAGACATTGAAGCATTGAGCTTTAACAAGGCTGTCGCTCGTATCTATGAACTCACTGGTGCGGCGGAAAAGGCCAAGCCAAGCGCGGACCGGAGTTTCACGATCCGTACCATCCTGTTGCTGGTTTCCCCCATGATGCCGCATCTTGCGGAAGAAGCTTGGGCCAAGATCGGAAAAGATGGCCTGATTGCCGAAGCGGAGTGGCCCGAAGTCGATCCCGCGATGCTGGTGGAGGACGAAGTCACTATCGCGGTGCAGCATATGGGTAAGCTGCGCGATACTCTGACTGCTCCTAAAGGGGCAGCGAAGGAAGACCTGGAAGCGCTCGCGCTTGCCAGTGACAAAGTCCAGCGTTCGATTGACGGGGCCGATATCCGCAAGGTGATTGTAGTCCCGGACCGTCTGGTCAATATTGTCACAGGATGA
- the holA gene encoding DNA polymerase III subunit delta, giving the protein MKATQKDFSSTARRAVDQCGIFFFCGPDEAGASAAAQSLTQLLADAGERIELSGADIKKDPALLGDEARSGSLFGDKRYIYVRASGDEAHDAIKTLIETGEAGAGEAAPVLIVATSATDKSRTAKLLEKRKDALVAMFWPPDLTSVTGSVRQMADAAGLRLSGDLGERIARAAGLDVRLAQSEVTKLATYCDASPQSPVALTAEDLDAVGAATEEDGFMPLVNAVLKGDCGKLDIELKRMREHGMNAVGVLLAVERRAAQLAQITAQLGPRGSLDGMDRGAKARLGIFWRDERDIRDQLQSWHRRKLERLGPKLMQLHKDLLGNSQAAELLLAQGLTEIARFAARR; this is encoded by the coding sequence GTGAAGGCAACGCAAAAGGATTTTTCTTCCACCGCTCGCCGCGCCGTTGATCAATGTGGCATCTTCTTCTTCTGCGGGCCTGATGAAGCCGGCGCTTCCGCGGCGGCGCAATCGCTGACTCAACTTCTGGCCGATGCAGGTGAGCGGATCGAACTGTCCGGTGCCGACATCAAGAAGGACCCTGCGCTTTTGGGCGATGAAGCTCGTTCTGGATCGCTGTTTGGTGACAAGCGATACATCTATGTCCGCGCTAGTGGCGATGAAGCACATGATGCAATCAAAACTTTAATCGAGACTGGCGAGGCCGGAGCCGGGGAAGCTGCGCCGGTTCTGATAGTCGCGACATCAGCGACGGATAAGTCGCGCACTGCCAAACTGCTTGAGAAGCGCAAGGACGCGCTGGTAGCCATGTTTTGGCCTCCTGATCTGACGTCTGTGACAGGCTCTGTGCGGCAAATGGCGGACGCGGCGGGTTTGCGATTGAGTGGAGACCTGGGCGAACGAATTGCGCGCGCGGCTGGGCTTGATGTCCGGCTTGCACAATCCGAGGTTACGAAGCTTGCAACCTATTGCGATGCTTCGCCGCAATCACCGGTCGCGCTCACGGCAGAGGACCTGGATGCCGTGGGGGCAGCCACTGAAGAAGATGGATTCATGCCGCTTGTCAACGCAGTGCTGAAAGGTGATTGCGGCAAGCTGGATATTGAGCTGAAGCGTATGCGCGAGCATGGGATGAATGCGGTAGGTGTCCTGCTTGCGGTAGAACGACGTGCGGCTCAGTTAGCACAAATCACCGCGCAGTTGGGGCCGCGGGGCTCACTGGACGGGATGGACCGCGGGGCAAAGGCGCGCCTTGGGATATTCTGGCGCGATGAACGCGATATCCGTGATCAGCTGCAAAGCTGGCATCGGCGCAAGCTTGAGCGGCTCGGTCCCAAGCTCATGCAACTGCACAAGGATCTGCTCGGTAACAGCCAGGCTGCCGAGCTATTGCTGGCCCAGGGGCTGACCGAAATCGCGCGTTTTGCTGCGCGGCGATAA
- the lptE gene encoding LPS assembly lipoprotein LptE, which translates to MRTFIASLALLTLSACGLQPLYSGGSSDPVAQGLAAVDVAPIQGRDGWLVRNALNDRLQLTGERASPLYRLDVQLDDSLEALGVLNDDTISRERRILRARYQLVDLASGAILLDATSGSDAGIDVVSSEYATIAAEQTALENLAREVADRMVRQVALTLREAESAQ; encoded by the coding sequence ATGCGCACATTTATCGCCTCCCTTGCTTTGCTCACGCTATCTGCTTGTGGGCTACAACCGCTTTACTCGGGTGGTTCCAGCGACCCGGTGGCGCAAGGGTTGGCCGCTGTGGATGTAGCGCCGATCCAGGGACGCGACGGTTGGTTGGTGCGTAATGCGCTGAATGACCGGCTACAGCTAACCGGTGAACGTGCATCGCCGCTCTACCGGCTGGATGTGCAGCTGGATGATTCGCTAGAGGCTCTGGGCGTCCTCAATGATGACACGATCAGCCGTGAACGCCGCATTTTGCGTGCACGTTATCAGCTGGTTGACCTGGCAAGTGGTGCGATCCTGCTTGATGCGACATCGGGTTCGGACGCAGGTATCGATGTGGTTTCATCCGAATATGCAACCATTGCTGCTGAGCAAACCGCGCTTGAGAATCTGGCACGTGAAGTCGCCGACCGGATGGTTCGCCAGGTCGCGCTGACTCTGCGCGAAGCTGAGAGCGCGCAGTGA